The Saimiri boliviensis isolate mSaiBol1 chromosome 12, mSaiBol1.pri, whole genome shotgun sequence nucleotide sequence AGAGACCAAACATCGGATTGAATAACTTTGGAGGAGGGGTGGtaagagacagagaggcagacaGACTCGAGCGCGGGTGGGGCCACCCGAGACGGTGGGCGGCTCCGGCCGGGTAGTGCTATCATTCTCATATACTTTGCATGAGATTTTGGGGTGGTGGCAGGGAGGAGGCCTAAAATGAGCTCAGCTTGTAATGCCCACTTCGTGAGGGCAGCAGCAAGGTTTGCGTGAGTTGGCGCGGCTCGGAGGGCCCGGGAATGAACCCAGCCTGCCGCCCTCGTGGGTCCTCTAGGGTTCAGCCAGCGAAAAGCAGAAGGAACAAGTGCTCTTGAGGGCCGCCGTCACTCACCCTCGACGGCtccgcctccctccctctcctttacCCTTAACACCCACAGCCCAGCGACCAGCAGGGCCCTtcacagaaaatctgaaaaagcCATAGTGCCTGGGCGCAAGTAGCCAGAAGAGGTGGCCACCCGCACCCCGGGGCTCTCCTCCAGCGATGCGACGGGGCTCAGGctaccagcctgggagactggaGAGTAGAGGGAGCCCCAGTCCCCGGGGGAGCCGCCTTCTGGGCTGCCCAGGTCCCCGCAGTGCGACGCAGGCGACTCCAACGCGTAGAAGCTGTGGTCTGCTATGCGCAGCGTTTGAGTCAGCGCCCAGATGTAGTTGTGGGCGAAGCGCAGCGTCTCGATCTTGGTGAGCTTCGCGTCGTCTGGGAAGGTGGGCAGGACACCGCGCAGCGCGTCCAGCGCAGAGTTGAGGTTGTGCATCCGATTGCGCTCGCGATCGTTGGCCTTCTTGCGCCGACTCCGTCGCTGCTTGCTCAGTGCCAACTCGCTCTTAGGACGGCTGCGCCCCCCGCGCCGCGCCCGGAGCTTCCTTGGGGCCCCTCGGCAGCCTCCCCCTTCCGCCTCCGCGCAGTTCCCCCGCCTGAGAGTGGGGCTGGGCGGGGCTGACGTGGCGCAGGTCACTTCGTCGTCCAAGGCTTTGGGGAAGGGCAGCTCCGTCTCACCGGTCACTTGGACAGTAGGCGAACCCGAGGGATGAGGCGCCATCCTGCGGCGGGGTCAGAGGGAAGGGTAAGCTTGCGTTGGTCACCGGGCGCAGCCCCCGATTCCGAGGCTAggtgggaaaaaacaaaaagagccaTCCTCCCAGCCCCCGCCGGGTCAGAGGATCCCTTTTTCCCCCGCTCGTCCCTTGGCGACCTCCAAATGTTACCTTTCTACCGGCGCAAAATAATAGAGAGCGGTGAGCAGCGAGGGCCGTGGGGAGCTGAGCAGGCTTCTGGTCACCAAGTTCAGCTGAGCTGCAGGCGCCCCCGACTGGGAGTTGCCCCAGCCCCAAAGAATAAAAGAGCGAATGGGGTCCCGGGCCTCTGTCGCCCTCTCTCTTGGTGCGGCGGGGAGACCTCGGGGATTTACTGAGCAGCAAGTCGTGTGCCCCTTGGCACGCTTTATCTGCTCGGCCCGGGCCTGAAGCGTGCCTGCCCGGCTGCTGCCCGCGCCACCGGCCAATCAGCGCCAGGGCCCGGGGGCCGCGCCACGCGAGCCCGCTCCTCCCCTGCAGGGCACAGCTGGATTCTGGACAAAGGGCCGAGGTCGGGGGAGGGGAGTGCCGCTCTGTTTGCTCTCTCGCCGCGGGCTGGGTCCCAGCAACTCTCGGTTCCTCAAAGAGCCTCGCCCAGCGAGAAGAGCCTTGTGTGGCTCTCCTCAGGCCACTCCAGACCGCTTTGCTCCTAGCTATCTTACCTTGGCATCTGTCCTGGAGGGGACTTTGACGCCTCTAGGGTACAATGCCCCCACGTTAGACAAGGGGAAATTTAGGCTCAGTGAGGGAGATGACTAGTCTGAAATCTCACAGTAAGGTAGTGGCAGAGACAATCAGGAGCTTGTTGTCCTGACTAGCAGCCTGGAGAAGGGTCCAGGAATTCTAAAGGGCACCCTGTTCTCCTGGTGCTCTTTAGAATTGCCTCTCTTCAACTTAGAAGGGAAGTCAGGGGCCATATCACGGAGAGCGACACAGCCTATGTTCCTTCCATGCACAGACCTTCTTTGAGGGTGTCCAAGCCTCTGCTATAGCCTGATATGCTACCTCACACTCTCCAGAGGCTCTTAGAACCCCACCCCCATAGATCCCACTCCAGAGGCAGAAGCTGGCTGTGGGGGACCCCTCAAGGGGACATTCCATTACTACAACTTGTGGATAGTATCCCAGGGTTCTGGCTAGGAATTGTGACAGGAAGAGTTCTGGGAAGTgaggtgtgtggggtgtgtgtgtgtgtgtgtgtgtgtgtgtgtttcagggtCTCCTGTCGCCCAAGTgtgactgcagtggtgcaatcacagctcactgcaaccttgatcttctgggctcaagctatcctcccacctcagccttccgagtagctgatgcacaggtgtgcatcactgtgcctggctaatttttttatctttattttttttttagagacgggggtcttgctttgttgcccaggctggtcttgaactcctgggctcaagcgttccttacacttcaacctcccaaagtgctgggaaacagagccactgtgcccctccCCCTTGTGTATTTTGAATCACCACGGTGTGCAGGCACTAGAAGCAGACAGACAGCGGCTGCCAGCAGTCACCTGCTCCAGCCCCCTGCCTCAGAAAAACTCAGGCATCGCACAGCGAGCACAGGGCAGGAACTCTCCAAGGCCCTCGGGTTGTCCCTGGTAGCGCTCTCTGGAAATCTTTCCAAAGTGAGTCTGAATGCATcatccctcctttcttccccagCCCATCCTTCTTGTCCCCACCTGGGACACCCCGTGGTCTTCTGCTTCCGGTCACTCAGGGTGAGGGGTTGCAGCTTCCGCTTCTCTCTCTTGACCCGGTCGTGCCTGGAGGAAGAAGCCGAGGCTGGGGGTGAAGTCTCCTGGTTTAAGTGTCCTTAGGCGATGAAGGCTTCATATTCTATTAGGTCCAGATACCCTGAGTCTTCCAGAAACTGCCGGAGGGTACAGGACCCAACTGCGGGGCTgaagggtggggtgaggggaagagGTAGGTCTGTGAGCCTGCCCTAGTGATAGCCTCTTACCACCCAGGCTGCTTGGGAGGCAAATTTTCCTCCAAGGAAGAGGGCAATATGCCCAGGAATCAGCAAGAGGGAGTCAAGGACTGGGCGGGGGTGTGGTGAGGTCCTGCTGGTCTTACCTGGTGCTCTGCGAGCAGAGGCTCCTTCCCTTTCTGTGGGGAAATAAAGCCTGAGGCCAGGGTCAGAACCAACAAAGGGACCCCCTGGGACTCTTCGGTTAGCATTTGCTGCAGCTCCTCTCTGTAGGTCACCACTTGCTAGGAACTTGTCTTCTTGTGTGGGAATAGGAATTCCAGGCCCtctttaaagatgaaaaagtcaaggcccagagagggggaGTGACTCTCTCAAGGTCGCACAGCAATTTCTAGCTGGACCACATAGAAGTCATATCTTAAGACTCCTAGTCCCAGATTTTCCCTTGCACCAGCTACCGCTCTTTGATTTggggaaaaactttttttttttttttcaaggcaaaACAAGAGacccaaaatgcaaaaaatagaagTAGTCCTGGGTCTAGGGGTCAAATTAGAAAAGGTGTAATGGTCCATTTTCCAGGCAAGGGGAGCCAGTGTccattcctccttctcctcttcatcgtcctcctcctcttccttctcctgcccttcctcctcctcctctttctcctcctcctctttctcctcttcttcctcttcgtcctcctcctcctccttcttattCTCCTCTTCAAACTTATCTGCCTCATACCCCAGCCTTGCTTGATTTATTCACCTGCGAATTAGAAACTGGGAGAGAACTAACTTAAAGCTTTTTTGATTTGGGAGGAAAAAATCCAAACCATGCTCCTCTAGGGCCTCCTGACTTGGCTAAGCTCCATGGAGGGAACCCTGACCATGAGGGCATCGCTCTGGTTTCCCAGAGGCCTGAAGAACCTCCCACAGCGAAACTTTTATCTGGCGGTGGACCTCAGATGGGTTTGCGTGGACCTCAGATAAGGGTGGGTCTCGCTCTAGCTGGGGTCTGCTTCGAGCGGCTAATGGATAAGGACAAGGTTTGCAGGGCGAGCTTCCCATTCCAGGAAAGTCTCTGGGGATTCTTTCAAGCTTTCTTGATAGGTAGAGAATTCTAGGACCTGCTTGGAATTCTTATCCAGCCTCCCCTGAACCTCTCCGGCTCAGGGCCGTCCAAGGCTTGCAGGTCTCCATCACGCCTGCTTTGCGCAAAAAGCAGGGCGGGGAGCGCACGGCGTCTGGGGGCAGCCGCCTTCTTGAGAGAGGCAAGGACGTTCCGCAGCCCTCCTCAggccaggaggccagggcaggaagtCGAGGAGTCCTAGGGGATTAGAGATTGAGGATCCAAGCCCTCTCTCTCAGCTGCAAGGGCGCACAGACCCCTCTCCAAAGTTAATTCCTGTGCCTTTGGCTGCGGAGGCGCAGGCGGTGATGACTCCGTGCGCACCAGCAGTGTTTGCGAAATGGCTCTTCCCGAAGAGAGCAGTGTCTGTTCCTGTAGGTCCTGGTCATCCACTGCCCCTAAGACCTCCGGAACTCCCGCACTTCTCCGTCCCCTGAGATCAAAGTTTGCCTAGAAGCTTAAGGGGCTCAGGAGAAAGGCGGTAGCCAGACGCCTGGAGACCGCGGGCATATTGGAAGAGAAGGCAGGCAGCGGCCAGCCCTCCTGCCTTCTAGTCGGAGGGGGTAGTTTTTTAGCATTGCCTGGGGGCTCTTTGAGAATTGTGCAGGGAAGGAGGGGGCCATGGGAAGCTGAATAGCTAATGGCTTGCCAGAGGAGGGGGATCCTTTCTCTCGCCTTCAGCTCCACACTGAAAGAGGGGAAGACAAAAATCTGGCGAGCGAGCTGCCCGGGCCGAGACTGGCCACTTCAAACAGCCCTTCAAACAAAAGGAGACGACGAAAAGAAAGCCCCACCTGTCTCCAGTGtttgctaaaataataataaatagatttcgtttaataaataattacaagAGATTGTAAAGTGGAGTGCTTTGGAAAACATCTACTGCGGGAGTCCGTGCAGCCAGCCATCACCTGCTCCTAAGGCGAACAACTTTATTGTTAAGCCACCCCCCAACTAGTTCGCCTCTGATAAACTCTCCCTCATTTTCACAATGACTGTTTACTCATAGTTAGCACAATATTACCTTTGCCGTGATAAACCCGGAGGGGGGAGACCTGGCCCCTGGCCCCTGGGCACACCTGTCCTAGAAGCTGACACATGGATTTGGCACCGAGCAGGCCTCCCCCTGGGGGCCCTGCCCCCGTGTACATTGGCCCAATTGCCACTCATTTATAACAGGTTGGCTGCAAGGCCTATCTCAgtcctatttgtctttttttattgaaaGCATATGGTCTCCAGGGGCTCACCAGACCCATATTTCATCTGCCAGGAGCTGGAGCGCTTCCGCAGGCTGGTGCTGCCCAGCGCGCAGCTCCCCACCCAACGGCTGCTGCGCCAGCTGAGGGGATGGTggaggcagggtggggagagataagGCGGGCTCCTCACCCATTTTCGGAGAGAAGCCGTTTCCTCCGAGACTccccctccccaggctcagggaCCTCTTGCGCTCCTGAAAGGGTGGCTGGTTCTTTTTCTTGGGTAGGTGAGAGGGCGCCATATGCCACCCCCCAGGGCGCACGAGGGAGCTCCGGCCCAGGGAGTCTTTGAACAAAGGGAAGAGAGGGCTCGGGCGCTCAGGAGCGCCCGAGGTCTTTATTTCCAGATCCCCCCTCCCTGCTTAGGGCTGCCTCCCCCAGGCGTTCGCAGCTCGCGCGCGGCGCCTGGAAACAAAGTGTCCACATTATTCCTGCCGGCGGCGGAGACCGTCAATGCTTGAAAAGGTGCATTGCGCACCAAGACACCTGTTGAAGCGGCGCCGCTTCTCAGCGCCTCTCCGCTCTGCGCTCTGTCAGGAGCTCCTCCGGGAgcggggggtgggaggagggagagataCTGTGATTTGTGGCAACATATGTTGAGCAGATCGGTGTGTACTCTTCACAGGGACACATGCACCCTCGCTCCCATACACACCCCGAGAGAAGGAGCAGCTGCTCTCCTCACCTTCCCCCAACATAATACCTGGGCCAGGCGCTTTGGCCTCGCCTTTTGAGAGTTTAGCTCTCCTCCACCCCCCTGTCTTCCGCCCCCACCCACCGCCCCAATCTTGGCAGCTTCGCTGTACGACTTGATTGTCAAATTTAACAGATGCACGTTTGTTCCCAGCGCCTggccctaaacacacacacacgtacacacacgcaGGCATCCACAGAAAACGAGACTGATGACACAGATGCAGAGCGCGAGATGCCCATATGTCCGGCTCTGCTCCCGTCCCGGCTGGGGAAACGAACAGGCCGTGTGATTTTCCCTCCCcaggaagaaataaacaacagaagtCGGCAGGGGCGGGAAGGCCACCTCCAGGCGGCTCCAATCTGGAGCTCTTGCCCTCTGGCGCGGTGCGCCATCACGCAGTATTGGCAGCCTCGAAAGCGCAGGGCTTCGGAGGAAGAGCGCGGCCCAAAAGCGGCTGGGACGGG carries:
- the NEUROG3 gene encoding neurogenin-3, which translates into the protein MAPHPSGSPTVQVTGETELPFPKALDDEVTCATSAPPSPTLRRGNCAEAEGGGCRGAPRKLRARRGGRSRPKSELALSKQRRSRRKKANDRERNRMHNLNSALDALRGVLPTFPDDAKLTKIETLRFAHNYIWALTQTLRIADHSFYALESPASHCGDLGSPEGGSPGDWGSLYSPVSQAGSLSPVASLEESPGVRVATSSGYLRPGTMAFSDFL